The genome window TGGTTCCCTGCTTTGTGCACGCGGGCGGGGAAGGTTTGTATGTCGGCGCCCATGCCGACTTTCAGCGTTATGAAATCGACGAATCGGAGATAGACTTTGACGACGATGACGCCGGCCTTTCCTTCGGCGTTTATGCCGGTTTCGGCAAAGAGGTTGGGAACGGCTTTTATGCCGCGTTTGAGGTTGAAGGGAATACCGGCGGCAACAAGGTTGGCGAAGATGGTTTTGTTTGCATAGCCACCGGAGCGAATACCACGCTTCAGATACGCCGGGAAGGGTCTTTGGGCGCGCATGTATTGCTCGGAAAGGCGATACCGGCGGGCCGCCTCTACCTGAAGGCCGGGCGAGTCAGGACAAAGTTCAATGCAAAAGACAGCGGCTGCCCCGGTCTTTTCAGAGGCGACGGATATGAAAACGGCAACAGCCTCGGCATTGGCTACGACTACGACCTCAACGAACAGTGGTCGGTGCGCGGGGAATACTCGCACATCGGCTACGAGAGCGACGGCGGCGATGACGATATTTTGCGGCTGGGCGTTGTGTTTCGCCTTTAGGCGGGACGGGGAATAGTGCGGCGGCAAAGGCACAGAGCGCGGGGGCGGCTTTGCTTTTGGCGGCAACCGGCGTAAAATCCGCCTGTTCAACGGGTCGTTAGCTCAGCTGGTAGAGCACCGGACTTTTAATCCGATGGTCACAGGTTCGATCCCTGTACGACCCACATCCGGTTCAGAACAAAAAAGGCCGCCCGAAGGCGGCCTTTTTGCCGGATGCCGGACAAGTCAGCCAAGGAAAATGGCCGCGACAATCGCGGCGGTACTGAGAGCAATGGCAAGGATTGTGTGTCTCTCGTTGGACACAATCCTGTACTGCAACTCGACTATCTCGGCCTTGGTCGCCATCGGCTCCAGCGCCCTGGCAACGGTGTTGGCGATGACCTTCGCCGCCGCCTCGGCCTGCTCCCGCGTCATGCCGGTTTTCTCCAGATGGTGGACATCATCTATCATGTCGTTCATTAACGCCTCCATTAGATTATAGATGGAAAACGCCCACTAAATGTCACAAACGCCGTAACTTTCGCAACTTTCCGATAAACGGCAGTATTTCACCCGACGAACGGTAGTACACCGCCTGCA of Gammaproteobacteria bacterium contains these proteins:
- a CDS encoding outer membrane beta-barrel protein, translating into MKQSIAWAVLLILVPCFVHAGGEGLYVGAHADFQRYEIDESEIDFDDDDAGLSFGVYAGFGKEVGNGFYAAFEVEGNTGGNKVGEDGFVCIATGANTTLQIRREGSLGAHVLLGKAIPAGRLYLKAGRVRTKFNAKDSGCPGLFRGDGYENGNSLGIGYDYDLNEQWSVRGEYSHIGYESDGGDDDILRLGVVFRL